A window of Bacteroidota bacterium genomic DNA:
TTTCCACGAATTGTTTGCGCAATTCGCCCTCGCCGCTGCTCTGCGAAGACATCGACCCATTTGCCAAGACAAAACCTGCCGTGCCGTTTTCGCTGAGGTGGGCGAGCATGTGCATGATCCACGCATAGTTGGCGTTGGCGGTCGGCGGCACATTGTAGCCGCGCCATCTCGGATCGTCCACGAGTTCGTTTTCGGCCCGCCACTGCTTTTGGTTAAACGGCGGATTGGCCATGATGAAGTCGGCCTTCAGGTCGGGATGCTGATCCTTGAAGAAGGTATCGGCCGCGACATCGCCCAAATTGGCACTGATGCCCCGGATGGCGAGGTTCATCTTGGCAAGTTTGTAGGTCGTGCCCGTGTATTCCTGCCCATAAATCGAAATGTCCTTGGTATTGCCGTGGTGGCTTTCGACGAATTTGATGGACTGCACAAACATGCCGCCCGAACCGCAGCAGGGATCGTAAATCTTGCCCTTGAAGGGTTCGATCATCTCGGCGATCAGGTTCACGATGCATTTGGGGGTGTAGAATTCGCCGCCGCCCTTGCCCTCCGCCGCCGCGAAGCGTCCGAGGAAATATTCATAGATGCGCCCGACGATGTCTTGCTTCTTGTCGGCGACGGTGTCGATGTTGTTGACGGTATCGAGCAGGGCCGCGAGTTTGCTTTCGTCCAACCCCAACCGCGAAAAGTAATTGTCGGGCAAGGCACCGCGCAGGGCCGGATTGTTTTTCTCGATCGTATGCAGGGCGGTGTCGATCTTCAGGGCCACCCCGCCCTCCTTGCTGCGCCCGATGATGAGGTCCCAACGCGATTCCTCGGCGAGGTAAAAGACGTTCTTCATGTTGTAGAACTCCTTCATCTCCAAGTACTTTTCCTTTCCCTCAACGATCAGTTCCTTGCGGCGTTCCTCAAATTTGTCGCTCACAAACTTGAGGAAGATGAGCCCAAGGACAACGTGTTTGTATTCGGAGGATTCGACGGTCCCGCGGAGCTTGTTGGCGGAGTCCCAAAGGGTCTCCTCGATGGATTTGGTGGATTTTTCTTTGGCCATTATAAATAGGGATATCAATCTTGGCGACAAGGTTAGTGATTTCAACGGAGATTCCTTGGAATCGCCCCACTTCTTGCGATTTTGGGACAGCCTATCCTTCCTTTTGCCCTCGTTGGTAACCCAAATAGGCTCCAACGACCAAACCAAGGACTGCCATGAGATACCCCCCCCAACGTCTGGAGATAATGCGACCAGCGAGAAATCCCGCTAAGGCAAATGACAATCCGTAAGTAACTGACAGCTCTAGGGATTTCGCGTTGCGACGAGCATTTCGTTCACTATCAAACTCAGATTGGCGATTTCGATCTGCAATATCGATTCTCCCAATTGTTTCATTGATCTGCGATTGGATATTCGGAAGCTCTATCGCATATTGCTTTTCACGTCTTAGGAAATCCAGCAAAACAGCACGGACTTCATGAGGTCTTGCCTGATTTACCAATTCAAACGGCCGGCTCAAGTCGGTCACCTCAGGGAATTGCCATTGGGTTCTCTTGGACAACTCTTGAAATAGCTGTTTCACCTCGGGCAAGGCAGATTGTGGGGTCTTGAGGGAAAGGACACAGTCAGCAAACTGCTTTGGGAAGCCATCGAGACCGTGTTGCGGAGCGAAAATGCCTTTCCCAGACTTCCCAGAGATTTCCGAAAATGAACGTACTTTTGGCAATCTCATGAGATCCAACGCACGTTTGTTGTGAATGTACTTTTCTTTTGACACCAAAGCCTCAATTCGTTGAATTTCGTTGATCGCAACAGTGTCGGATAACATCGCAGATTTGCAATCATTAAGCATTTGCTTTGCCATTTCCGTGGACTTCAAGCGATATTCCTCCAGCAATCCTAACACTTCTCTTTCGGTCCCAGATCAAGGTCCGTGGCAGCCTTGATGGCATAGTCCCGATCACAATTGATTACGCGACTCAATGCAATCACCGCTTCTCTAATGCGGTTGTCAGCAGCAAGTGCCTTGGCCTCCATGAAACCCGCTTCTACTAGACTTGGCACCAATGCAAATCCTTTACCAGCAAGTTCCGCCGATTCAGAGAATTTGCCTTGTATATAACAACATCTACCCGCAAACAGAAATGCCTCAGCAGCCTGCAAACGAATGAAATCCGCGCCTGGCAGCTGAGTGAGAAGGTCTTTGTTCAGATCTCCTGACAGGATCTTAGGATTTCCTGTTGCATTCAGCCTTGCTTCTGCATGGGCAAATTTTGCAGCGTTTCGAAAATAAGTTTCAGCCTTGGGAATATCCAGGTGTTGGGGCGAAAACAAGTAGACGAGCCCAACCCGGTGCAGAACAAAGAAATCCTCTCGTTCTATTTTTTCCGCTTCCAGAAAATAGTCAACCGCATTTTGATAGAGGTCATGGTCAAACAACGCCTTGGTCATAAACCGCAGACCTTTTTCGATATACTCTTGTCGCACTTTCTGACTGTCCGAAATTCGTAGAAGTAGACCGATATTGTTCAGCAAGATGTTTGTTGTCTTTTGTTGTTCGATCAAAAGTGATAGATTCCAATCCAGCATCGCGCCCATATCATTCAGCTCCGACTTCACCTCTCCGATTCCATAGGAAATTTCTGACAGGCCCTCCGCCATTTGGGCAAATCCTTGGTTCAGCGTCCCACAAATTGCATCGGTGGACTGCTGTATAGCCCTTACTTGCTCAGCGGTGCCAGCCTGAATGCTGTGTTCGATATCCGATGTTTGTCGTTGGATCGCCCTGCTGACGTCTCTTCCATTTTGCCGAATGTCCTGAGAAATCTCTTGTACATAAGACTGATTCTGGAGGTTTTTTCTCCACTGTGATTCCCAGCTTTCGCCACTGTGACGATTGTAATAGAAGGTAGCCATATCTCTTTTTTAGATGGTGTTCTACTTGATTCAAAATCTGCACTAGTTTTGGGCAACCTTAGAAATTGGTTTGCATGAACTCGCAAATGTCTCCAAAAACACGCCCAAAAGTTCAGTAAGGTGGCAAGAGGCCAATTGAAAGGAAGCAATATGGAAATTTTTCTTCGATCTTGCAACGGATAAAGCGGTAGCATGCAGCGCAGTGTCGATTTTGAGGACCACGCCTGCCTCCTGGGTGCACCCGATATTGAGGTCCCACCGCGACTCCTATGCGATCAGTTCCTTGCGGCGTTCCTCAAATTTGTCGCTCACAAACTTGAGGAAGATGAGCCCAAGGACGACGTGTTTGTATTCGGAGGATTCCACGGTGCCGCGGAGCTTGTTGGCGGAGTCCCAAAGGGTTTCCTCGATGGATTTGGTGGATTTTTCTTTGGCCATGGGTCAAGCGGATAAGGTGAGTACGACGTCTTTCATTGCGGGTAAAGATAAGTGTATCCGTTTGTGGATTGCCATCGGGATGGAAATTTATCGGAGTTAATTGGCCGCTTGGGCCGCTAGCGCGGCGTATGAGGGCAGCGCCGATAGCTATCGGCTGCGCGTGTGCGTTTCAGTGTAGATGAGTTTGTGCGTGGGCGTGAGGGCGAGATGTGCGTGGGCGTTTAAAGCCGAAAACTACTTTACAACGAAGGGGCAATCACCTATCCATGCAGACGGGCGAGCGTTTTCAGAACGGTAGCATCGCACCATAGGCAAGGCAAGGCGCTTGAATTCCATAATAGATGAATCGCCGTTTGCGGACGCACTTACCTCCCGCTGGTTCAAGACCTCAATCCCTGGTCAGTACAAACTTTTTCGTGACGCTTGGCTGCCCGGTATTTCTGGAGGACGTGAGGCGCAGCAAGTAAATGCCTTCGGACAAGGAACCCGTTGCGAGGTTGCACAATGCACCCTGAAAGTCATGGTTCATCAATACCCTTCCCTGTAGATCGCAAACCTCAACAGTTGCGGCCACTGGGCGTTCGAAGTCCAGACGCATCATGTCTTGGAATTGGGCCATGGAAAATGAAGGAATCGTTGGCGCAGGCGTCGCGACGATCGACGTTTCGGAATTGGCCAGGATGCCGAGGCCGGGGGTGGTTTCATAGCCGATGCGGAAGATGTTGTAGGAAATGAATCCCATACTTTGCGGATCGTCTGTCAAATAACCATTGATATAGCCATAGTGATAGTTTGCGCCGACAGAATAGCGGAATGCCATATTGGAGTATGTCAATGACGGATAGGGATAAGGACTTCCATCATAACGTTTGACCCAAGCACTGTCGGCCCAAAGGTTGGATGGCACTTGGCCCGAAATCAAAACTCCGTAATTAAGACCGCTTACTTTGCCAGTCCCATCCGTAAGGATCTTGGTACCGGCAGTCAGGCTTTTGATCTTGAACCAACTCGTATCCCAGCCTGTTTTGGGCTCGGCGGTCATCAAAAAATCATTGAAACCATCATTGTTCGCATCGATGTACAAATAGCCCCCCTGCCAATCAAATTGGTAATTGCTGGGGATAAAGGTAATGACGGTCGCTTTGGAAAGCCCAAAGAACAGCAAGAGAAAGCAGAAAAGTAAAGTGTTCTTCATAACAATGGCAGTAAAATGAGGCAATTCTTGGACAGCAGCCATCTCATGATCGCTTGCAGGCTCAAAAGTAATCAATTTTGTGAAGTGATTGTTTGGCAACGCAGAATTTGTGATCCTTTACGAAAATGGCAATCCTTGGAGCAGAGGCAATTAACACCTGACTTGTCAATGGGGCAAGATTACGCTTCATTGAGGGGAATGCTATGACGGCTTCAATGTCGTTATGGAAAGCCATTATGGACGCCGTGGCGGGGTGAACGATGATAGAAGGATCACGATTTCGCGAGATTTTTGCCGTCCGGCGGCTCGCCTTGGGCCGCAAGCGCGGCGTGTGAGGGCGGAGTGTGCGTGTGCGTGAATGCAGACCTCGGCTTGGAAAATTCGGTTTTGGAGGAATGTTTTCATCCTGTCTCTAGGTTCACATCCGACGCGAACACAAAACCCAACCAGAAGGCAAAGCCGACCGAATTCCCCTCTCCAAAAGCGCAGCGATGGGGAGGGGCCAGGGGAGAGGCCAACGAAATGGCGGCAAGCCGCCACCAAAATTCCCCCACGCAGCAAAGCCGCCCGAATTCCCCTCCCCAAAAGCGCAGCGATGGGGAGGGGCCAGGGGAGAGGCCAACGAAATGGCGGCAAGCCGCCAACAAAATTCCCCCACGCAGCAAAGCCGCCCGAATTCCCCTCCCCAAAAGCGCAGCGATGGGGAGGGGCCAGGGGAGAGGCCAACGAAATGGCGGCAAGCCGCCAACAAAATTCCCCCACGCAGCAAAGCCGCAAACCCCCGCTTTGCCGCCGACCGCAAGCGGTCGCCGCCAAAGCGAATAATGGTAGGGCCCACCCAACCTCGGGCGCTACCGCTTCGCGGCACACAGCCGCCCGAGGCTACCCACAGACGGCACCTTCGGCGCGAATAACAACGCATACAACCAACAATGACTCAATTTCAGAACCAACCCGATCACAAAACGGCTAATGGATCAATTTCCGGTTGCCTTCAGCTGCCGGCACCCCAAAGGCAAAGCCAACCCCTCGTCCCCAAAACCACAAATCCCCAATTCAGAAAATTAGCTTCGCTGATCTAAAGATTCTGCAAACCCTGCCAATCCTGATCCCGAAAAAAGTCGTATATTCAACAATCAAATTCAACAATCAGAATCCACCAACAATTCTGAAATTCCGTAAATTCTGCATTCTGCAAAAGCACACGGCCCCATCTTGCTCTCCGGTAAACTCCAAAACCTCATTTTCCGCGTCCGCGACAACAAAAACATTGTCCACCTCGCACCCGACAAAATCCAGGTCAAAAACGCCACCCAGCGTTACCACGACAACCGGATGGAATTCGGAGGCGCAGCCAAAATGGCCGGACAAATCTACGCCGGCCTCCAAGCCAGCGGCCCCGATGACCCGCTAGGCCCCATTTTTCGGGCCTATCCCCAAAACCTGCTCACCAGCCGCATTCGCCGCGCACCCAACAGAAACAAAGTCCACATCGTCGGCGAACAGCTGCCCTACGTCGACAAATTCCAATTCTGCGACGTCGCCCCGGCCCTCAAAGGCCTCGACCTCAGCGGACCAGAAGCCCCATCCGCCAAAGTCCACATGACCCCGATGGGCCCGCAGCACAACCCAACGGCCATAAAAATCACCGGCCTCACCGCCGCCGCCAATGCCATCCCCGTCCACGGAAACGCAAGACTCGAATTCCGCCTGCACATCCGCCAGACCGAGATCAAAGACATCTTTTACAACGCCATCCTCAAACAATGGCAACGCCAAGACGTCAAAACAAGAAACAGCAGCAGCATCCAAACCAAATGGTCCGACCCCAGCGATTGGATCCCCATCGAATTTTTCCCAAAAGAAGGCATCACCCTCCCCATTCCAGCAGTCGATGAAACCCGCAACCACCTAACCGCCATCCTGATCGAATGGCGCGAAATCCGCAAAGTAGGCCGCCGCACCATCCAACACCACCAACACGGCATCGTCAGAATCGCAGCGCTTCATGCCCCATGCGAAGCCTATCGTCATTCAGAGCGCAGCCACGTTTGTCATTCAGAGCGCAGCGAAGAATCTACCACCAACCCCAAATCAGAGCGAAGCGGAAATCCCTGCCCAAACTGTCACTCGAACTCAAACTTCAACACAGTCCATCACGCTGTCCCCAATCCCAAAACCCTGTCCGACAGCAGAATGCGTCACCAAGACCCAAAGCAGTTCCTCCAAGCCGCCCTAGCCAAGCTATTCCCCAAAAAGGAATCCCCACCCCTCCGCAAGCAATAAGCCCAAAACCTCAATTTTCACCAAAGGCCTGAACGGCCGAAATCTCACAGCCAGGTCCACCGCCCTCGGCCATGATACCCATTTCCCAACGCCAACCGAACACCCATCCCCTGTCATCCGCCGCAGGCAGACCTTTAGGCAACCAACCGATCAAGCCATCCCACATTGCAATCCTAGTGCTTGGAAACGCCAACCACTCCGCTACCAGAGTGCTCCAACACACGCCTCCCATCCGCCAATCACCCGCTAAATATGCGCTCTTACGATAAACTCAAACTTCCCCCCTTCTCGAGATTGTTCCTAACTTGCGGGCCAATTTTCGTATCGCCCCCAATATGCAAAGCATGTCTCCGCTACGTCGTACATTTCAGTCCTTGCTGCCAACGCTGTTCCTGAGCTGCGTTTTTTTGCTGCCGGTCTTGGGGAGCGCATTGCTTGCAAAAGCACCCCGCCCCTATACCGTCGCCTTTTACAACGTCGAGAACCTCTTTGACACCATTGACGATCCAGCAATCAACGATGCCGATTTCTTGCCCAACGGCAAATACAAGTGGAATTCGGAGCGGCTCACCATCAAGCTGCAAAACATGGCGAAGGTCATCTCCCGATTGGGTGACGCCGACGGCCCCGAAATCCTGGGTTTGTCCGAAGTCGAAAATCGGAGCGTGCTGGAAATGCTTGCTGCGCATCCTTTGATCCGCTCCGGCAAATATGCCATGGCCCATATCGATTCGCCCGACGAGCGCGGCATTGACGTGGCGCTCTTCTTCAAAAAAAAGGCCTTTACGTTGACCGCGATGAAAGCCTACCCTGTGAAACTCGAAGGCCAAGACCATACCCGCGACATTTTGCTCGTCAAGGGGAATGTGATGGGCAAGTACCCGCTCCATCTGATGGTCAACCATTGGCCGTCGCGCAGAGGTGGTGCCGCCAAATCGGAACCTGCAAGGTTTGCAGCGGCGCGGGTGGTGAGAGCGGTTACGGATTCGATTCGCAAGGCAGACCCCACCGCCGCCATCGTGATCATGGGCGACCTCAACGACGATCCCGATTCGCCGAGTTTGCTCAAAGAATTGCGGGCAACAACCGACTTGAAAGGTTCCGCCGAAAGTTTCCTGTGGAATGCCACGGCCGCCCTGCACCATCGGGACAGTTACGGCAGCTTGATGTACGACGGAAAATGGAACCTTTTTGACCAAATCATCCTCTCCCATCCGCTGGCTGCGGGCCAAAACAAGTTGCGGTATGTCCAGGGTTCGGCGATGGTGTACAAACCCGAATTTCTCACCCAGAAGGAAGGCGAAGATAAAGGAAGCCCATTGCGCACCTTCGAAGGAAACCGCTTTCAAAATCCCGGTTACAGTGACCATTTCCCAACCTGTATCCAGCTCAGTTTTGCAAAATGATGCCATGGAAATGAGGGAGCCATTCAGACGAATGCTTGTTGTACCCGTTGTCGGCCCTAAAGCTGCCTGTACAAGAAAACCATGACCAAGGAAGAAACCGCCGTCAGGACCACCTATTTCAGCATCGCAGGAAATATTTCCTTGGCGATCATCAAGGGACTTGCAGGCATTTTTGGCAATTCCTACGCCCTCATTGCCGACGCCATCGAATCCACCACCGACATCTTCTCCTCGTTTTTGGTGCTCTTCGGATTGAAATATGCCAACAGGCCACCCGACAAAAATCACCCCTATGGCCACGGGCGGGCCGAACCCTTGATCACATTTCTGGTTGTCGGCTTCCTCATTACCTCCGCAACCCTCATCGCCTACGAAAGCATCCTGAACATTGGAACGCCGCATGACCTGCCCAAGTCCTGGACCTTGCTCGTGTTGGCCCCCTTGATTCTCTGGAAAGAAATCTCTTACCGCATTGTCATGCACAATGCCCGCAAGACCAACAGTTCCTCCCTCAAGGCAGATGCATGGCACCACCGCAGCGACGCGATTACTTCCGTCGCGGCCTTCATCGGCATCGCCATCGCATTGATCTTTGGCAAAGGCTACGAAACCGCAGACGATTGGGCCGCCCTGTTTGCCGCCGGATTCATCCTCTACAACAGTTACCGCATCTTCAGACCTGCCCTTGCCGAGATCATGGACGAACACGTCTACGACGAACTCATTCAGGAAATCAGGCGGGTGTCGCTCACGGTCGCAGGAGTGGTGGAGACGGAAAAATGCTTTATTCGCAAGGCCGGAATGAAATACCATGTGGACCTGCATGCCGTGGTGGATGCCGAGATTACGGTACGGGAAGGGCATGACATCGCCCACCAACTCAAAGACACATTGCGCAGCGAAATGCCCCAACTGGGCCATGTTTTGATTCATATTGAGCCCAGCGCCAATCCCGCAGAATAATCTTTGGACCCTTTTGGATAGGCATAAAGGTATGTCAGCTTGATCGCGCACGCGGATGGGCGACACTGTTTGCGGATCTGGAAATCGTGATGCTCGGATTTTGCTAGGCCGGCCGGCGAGACGTTTCAGCCGGAGGCTCCCGCAGGTGGGACCGGTGGGTGCAGCATCTGTTTTTCAGCCAGAGGCCCCCGCAGGCGGGACGCGGTGGCTGCAGCGTCGGCGTTTCGGCGGGACGCCGACGCCTCACAGTCGGCAATGCCGACCAATTCCCCTCTCCAAAAGCCAGCTGCCTACCCCTCCCCAAAAGCGCAGCGATGGGGAGGGGCCAGGGGAGAGGCGATCAAAAAGGCGGCAAGCCGCCAATTCAAAACCTCCGCGCCAAGGCGCGGATTCGGGGGGGGGGATCCTCATAACCCGAGGCTGCCGCCTCGGGCTACCGACAGTCGGCCCATTCTGGGCGAACAAAAAAACCACCAGGAAGGCAATGCCGACCAATTCCCCTCCCCAAAAGCGCAGCGATGGGGAGGGGCCAGGGGAGAGGCCACAAAATGGCGGCAAGCCGCCAACAAGAATCCCTACCAAAAACGAATTCCACCCACATCCCTTATCTTTGAGCCATCCCAGGACCCAAAATCCCCAATGTCTTCATGCCCCGCATAATCCTCCTTCCGATCCTGCTCCTCCTCACCAATGCCCTTTTTGCGCAGCGGGACGCGGTGACCATCCGGTTTGAGCCGACGTTTGGGGGCCTGCCCGTCGAATTGGACAAGGCCTACGGCTTGGCAAATGGCGATTCGGTGGTCTTGGAGCGCTTGCGGTTTTACGTCTCAGGAATGGAGCTGCTGCGTGGCGGCAAGGTCGTGGGCGAATGTCTGCCGGCTTACCGCTTGGTGGATGTTGCCGATCCTGCCTCCCTTATCCTGAAAAATCATTCGAAGAAAGCCCTTCAGTCCGACCGCATCCGCTTCCAATTGGGCATCGACAGCCTGACCAATGTCTCCGGCGCCTTGGCGGGGGACCTCGACCCGACCAAGGGCATGTACTGGGCCTGGCAAAGCGGCTACATCAATTTCAAACTCGAAGGAAATTCCCCCGCTTGCCCCGCGCGGAACCACTTTTTCCAGTTCCACTTGGGCGGGTATCTGCCTCCGTTTTTGGCCGTTCAGACCGTCGAATTGCCCTTGGCGCAAGTTCGGAAGGAAATTGTCATCCAATGGGCGGTGGACGAATGGCTGAATCGCATCGACTTGGGCAGAACTTACGAGGTGATGAGCCCGGGGGAAAATGCCGTCCAATTGGCGAGAATGGTTTCCAAAGGTTTTAAGGTCGTCGAATGAAAAGAGGCGGATTGTACGTGGTTCTGATGCTGGCTTTCTTCGGATTGGCCTTTCAAGCCCGTCGAATGCGGTTGTTTGAGCAGCCCAAGCATTTTCCAGCGCCTGTTTATGACTTTGCAGCGAATCCACTTTCGGCAGAGAAGATTGCCTTGGGAAGAGTCTTGTTTTACGATCCCATTCTCTCCGCCGACAGCACCATTTCTTGCGCAAGCTGCCATTCGCCCTACAATGCCTTCGCCCATACCGACCACGACCTGAGCCACGGCATCCGCGACCAAATCGGCACCCGCAATGCGCCGGCGCTCTTCAACCTCGCTTGGCATCCCGTGTACATGTGGGACGGCGCAGCCAATCATCTCGATATGCAAGCGCTCGCCCCGATCAGCCACCCCAAGGAAATGGCCGAATCGATTGAAAACGTGGTCGCAAAGCTCGAACGGCAGCCGATGTACAGCGGCCTTTTTGCACAGGCATTCGGCTACAAGGCCATCACCGGCGAATCTATCTTAAAAGCCTTGGCGCAGTTTCAGCTCACCCTCGTTTCCGCCCACGCGCGGTACGACAGCGTGCAGGCAGGCAAGGCGAAGTTCACCCCGCAAGAGCAAAATGGCTACCGTTTATTCCGCGAGAATTGCAATGCCTGCCACCAGGAACCGCTGTTTTCGACCTACGGCTTCGCCAACAATGGCCTGCCCATCGACACGACCTTGCAAGACTTTGGCCGGTCAAAAATCAGCCAAAATCCGCAAGACAGCCTGCAATTCAAGATTCCTTCGCTGCGCAACCTCACCTATTCATTCCCCTACATGCACGACGGCCGCTTCAAAAAGCTCGGGCAGGTGATCAACCATTATACCTCCGGCATTCAAAACAGTCCGAGCCTCTCCCCCATCCTGCGCAAACCCATTGTCCTGTCCTCCACCGAAAAAGTCGACCTGA
This region includes:
- a CDS encoding SAM-dependent DNA methyltransferase translates to MAKEKSTKSIEETLWDSANKLRGTVESSEYKHVVLGLIFLKFVSDKFEERRKELIVEGKEKYLEMKEFYNMKNVFYLAEESRWDLIIGRSKEGGVALKIDTALHTIEKNNPALRGALPDNYFSRLGLDESKLAALLDTVNNIDTVADKKQDIVGRIYEYFLGRFAAAEGKGGGEFYTPKCIVNLIAEMIEPFKGKIYDPCCGSGGMFVQSIKFVESHHGNTKDISIYGQEYTGTTYKLAKMNLAIRGISANLGDVAADTFFKDQHPDLKADFIMANPPFNQKQWRAENELVDDPRWRGYNVPPTANANYAWIMHMLAHLSENGTAGFVLANGSMSSQSSGEGELRKQFVE
- a CDS encoding T9SS type A sorting domain-containing protein, whose product is MKNTLLFCFLLLFFGLSKATVITFIPSNYQFDWQGGYLYIDANNDGFNDFLMTAEPKTGWDTSWFKIKSLTAGTKILTDGTGKVSGLNYGVLISGQVPSNLWADSAWVKRYDGSPYPYPSLTYSNMAFRYSVGANYHYGYINGYLTDDPQSMGFISYNIFRIGYETTPGLGILANSETSIVATPAPTIPSFSMAQFQDMMRLDFERPVAATVEVCDLQGRVLMNHDFQGALCNLATGSLSEGIYLLRLTSSRNTGQPSVTKKFVLTRD
- a CDS encoding endonuclease/exonuclease/phosphatase family protein yields the protein MSPLRRTFQSLLPTLFLSCVFLLPVLGSALLAKAPRPYTVAFYNVENLFDTIDDPAINDADFLPNGKYKWNSERLTIKLQNMAKVISRLGDADGPEILGLSEVENRSVLEMLAAHPLIRSGKYAMAHIDSPDERGIDVALFFKKKAFTLTAMKAYPVKLEGQDHTRDILLVKGNVMGKYPLHLMVNHWPSRRGGAAKSEPARFAAARVVRAVTDSIRKADPTAAIVIMGDLNDDPDSPSLLKELRATTDLKGSAESFLWNATAALHHRDSYGSLMYDGKWNLFDQIILSHPLAAGQNKLRYVQGSAMVYKPEFLTQKEGEDKGSPLRTFEGNRFQNPGYSDHFPTCIQLSFAK
- a CDS encoding cation transporter, whose amino-acid sequence is MTKEETAVRTTYFSIAGNISLAIIKGLAGIFGNSYALIADAIESTTDIFSSFLVLFGLKYANRPPDKNHPYGHGRAEPLITFLVVGFLITSATLIAYESILNIGTPHDLPKSWTLLVLAPLILWKEISYRIVMHNARKTNSSSLKADAWHHRSDAITSVAAFIGIAIALIFGKGYETADDWAALFAAGFILYNSYRIFRPALAEIMDEHVYDELIQEIRRVSLTVAGVVETEKCFIRKAGMKYHVDLHAVVDAEITVREGHDIAHQLKDTLRSEMPQLGHVLIHIEPSANPAE
- a CDS encoding cytochrome-c peroxidase; its protein translation is MKRGGLYVVLMLAFFGLAFQARRMRLFEQPKHFPAPVYDFAANPLSAEKIALGRVLFYDPILSADSTISCASCHSPYNAFAHTDHDLSHGIRDQIGTRNAPALFNLAWHPVYMWDGAANHLDMQALAPISHPKEMAESIENVVAKLERQPMYSGLFAQAFGYKAITGESILKALAQFQLTLVSAHARYDSVQAGKAKFTPQEQNGYRLFRENCNACHQEPLFSTYGFANNGLPIDTTLQDFGRSKISQNPQDSLQFKIPSLRNLTYSFPYMHDGRFKKLGQVINHYTSGIQNSPSLSPILRKPIVLSSTEKVDLIAFLLTLNDRQFVFDPKHQFPRNPGRGNQRLSGRTPEESKVEH